Below is a genomic region from Telmatobacter sp. DSM 110680.
CAACGTACCGCGGTCGACAAATTCTAGTTCGTCGATCGCAGTTGTGAAAAGGCGCCCGATTATCGATTGCTCGACGATCATGACGCCTCTTCCAAAATTTTGGATGTACCAATCCTCGTCGGGGTCATCCAAGATCAATGGTTTTGCTGCTTGTTTATCCGGCGCTCTTTACCCTGACCACGGTGATTTTCGCGAAGCCCTCTTCGAAAAGCGGGGCCTTCAACTTCTCTGCCATTTTCCGCATGATGTCTTCGCTTACCGACCGGTCGCGCTGGCGGTTGCGATCAAGACAAACATCAAGCGGCACATCGAAGAAGACCGCCTGCGTCTCATAGCCAAAGCTTTTGGCCATCTTGATCCACTGGCGCCGTTCGTGCACCGACAAGTTCGTCGCATCGACGTAGTTCCACGGCATCTTGGCGATGAGGCGCGCACGCAGCAGCGAGCGCAGAGTCGAAAATACCAGCCCCTGGAACTTCTGCTCCTCCACATCGTCGAAGAGGATGTTGCGCAGCAGGTCGCTGGAAAGCGGGGTCACGCCGCGGCGGCGGAACCAGGTTGTCTTGCCGGATCCCGGTAACCCGATGGCCAACACTACGTAGCCTTTGGGCGCCTGTGGGGAGCGTTCGATGGCCTGCGCTTCCACCGAAGGAGCCGATGGCGTATCAGGCTGCGTTTCCATTTCCAGACGACCGGAATTGGCGGGCTCATCCCACTCCTGCCTTTGCGGGCGTTCTGGTCTGGCCGGACGATCTGGCGCAGGAGCCCGTTTTGGCTGGCTTGGCGGCCGCTGTGCACGAACCTCCTGAGGTACTGCCGGAGGCCTTTGAGCACGGATCTCAGGAGCGGCTTCGGGCGTACGCGCTGACCGCCTCTCTCCTGGCAATGTCTCGTCCGGATAAAGCGGCACCAGCGGGCGCGGTTGATTCGATGGGAGTTCCTGGCCTATTTTGCCTGTGGATTCTGAATTATTTACGCTACGTCGGGAACGTCTTCTCATTCCGCTTTCTACACCTACACTACCGGGATACCACACTGACCGGAGCCGCTGCAAATGATGTGAAACGCGTCACATACAGTCCTGTACCCGAACATACAAACTAGCGTAGAGCGCATTTTGGTACGGGATATCGGTTTACCAAGCGTTCATTTGGTTCTCGTTGACAACAATGTTAGCCTTATGAGTTTGGTGGAATTGCCTGTTGCGCGTCCTGTACCCGCCGCATGACTTCACTCAACAATTTTAAGAAGATCTACCTAATACGAAGGAGAATACGCAATGGCAGTTAAGGTTGGCATCAACGGCTTCGGCCGAATTGGCCGCAACGTTTTGCGCGCCGCCCTGGGCAATCCCGAGATCGATTTTGTTGCCGTTAACGACTTGACCAGCCCGGCAACTCTCGCCCATCTGCTCAAGTACGACTCGGTTCTCGGAAATCTGAAGAACGACGTCACCTCAGGGGACGACTTCATTTCAGTCGACGGCAAGAAGATCAAGGTCTGGGCCGAGCGCGACCCCGCCAAGCTGCCCTGGGCAGATGTAGGCGCACAGATCGTCATCGAATCTACCGGCCACTTCACCGACGCCACCAAAGCCAAGGCGCACCTGGGCACGACCGTCAAGAAAGTCATCATCTCCGCTCCCGCGACCAACGAAGACATCACCCTTGTTCTCGGCGTCAACGAAGACAAGTACGACGCGGCCAAGCACAACGTGATCTCCAATGCCAGCTGCACCACCAACTGCCTGGCACCGGTTGTCAAGGTTCTGATCGCTCACTGTGGCATCGTCAGCGGCATCATGACCACGATTCACAGCTACACCAACGACCAGGTCATCCTCGACTTCCCGCACAAGGACCTGCGTCGTGCCCGTGCTGCAGCCCTGAGCATGATTCCCAGCTCGACCGGCGCCGCCAAGGCTCTCAAGCTGGTTATCCCGGAAACCTCGGGTAAGCTCGACGGCTTCTCCCTGCGCGTCCCGACCCCTAACGTCTCCATCGTTGATCTCACCTTCATCAGCGAGAAAACGACCGACGTCAAGGCTGTTAACGCCGCTTTGAAGGCAGCCAGCGAAGGCGAACTCAAGGGCATTCTTGGTTATGACGAGAACCAGTTGGTCAGCTCCGACTTCAAGGGCAACCCGCTGTCTTCCATCGTCGACGCTCCGTTGACCAAGGTCATCGGCAACAGCGTCAAGGTGCTGAGCTGGTACGACAACGAGTGGGGTTATTCCAACCGCGTAGTTGACCTCGTCGGTTTCCTGGTTAAAAAGGGCCTCTAAAGCAGCGATCAGATGACAGTGATCAGTGGTCAGAACGGACTTTCGTCATGGCCCTGATCACTGATCACTGAACACTGACCACTGATATGCGAAAAAACATCAGCGGCGGATCCCCCTTCGAGCCCATCATCGGGTTCTCGCGTGCTGTTCGTGTTGGAAATACCGTTCATGTAGCCGGAACCGGGCCTGTCGGCGCAGATAACGAAGACGCCGCAGGACAGACGCGGCGCATCTTCGCCATCGCTGAAAAGGCTCTCAATGAAGCCGGCGCGTCCTTTGATGATGTCGTCCGCACCCGCATGTATCTCACCCACGTAGAAGACTGGGAAGCTGTGGGACGCGTCCACGGCGAGTTCTTCGGCAACATCCGACCTGCCGCCACCATGCTCGTGGTCGCCGCCTTGCTCAACCCGAACTGGCGCGTAGAAATCGAAATGGACGCTGTGATATCCGATCCGAGTGAATTCAGCTTTTCAGAACAGCGGAGCTGAGCTCATCTCGCCAACTTGGCCGGACAAGCCCACTAAGTTGAACTGATCACTGACAACTGACCACTGCCAACTGTTATTAAGGAATCCATCATGGCCAAGCTCTCCATCCGCGACATCGAACTCAAAAATAAGCGCGTCTTCATCCGCGTCGACTTCAACGTGCCGCTCTCTGAAGATGGGTCGACCATCACCGACGACACCCGCATTGTGGCCACGCTGCCCACGATTGAATACGCGCTGCGCCGTCACGCCAAGGTCATTCTCGCTTCCCATCTTGGCCGCCCCAAGGGCAAGCCGAATCCGAAATACTCGCTGCGACCCATTGTTGACCGCCTTCGCGAACTCCTCGACAAGCAGATCGGCGAATCGATCAATGTAGCCTTTGCGCCCGATTGCGTAGGCGAGATCGCCGAAGAGATGGCACGTCAGCTTGAGTCGCGCCAGGTGTTGCTACTGGAAAACCTGCGCTTCCACGCGGAAGAAGAGGCGAACGATCCGGCCTTTTCCAAGGCGCTGGCTTCGCTGGCGGAGGTCTACTGCAACGACGCGTTTGGCTCGGCGCACCGCGCTCACGCGTCGACAGAAGGCATTACGCATTTCCTCAAGCCTGCTGTGGCCGGTCTGTTGATGGAGAAGGAGATCACCTATCTCGGCAAGGCGCTCGAGGCACCTGAGAAGCCATTCGTCGCGATCATTGGCGGTTCGAAGATCTCCGGCAAGATCGACGTCATCGACAACCTCCTCGACA
It encodes:
- a CDS encoding AAA family ATPase; this translates as METQPDTPSAPSVEAQAIERSPQAPKGYVVLAIGLPGSGKTTWFRRRGVTPLSSDLLRNILFDDVEEQKFQGLVFSTLRSLLRARLIAKMPWNYVDATNLSVHERRQWIKMAKSFGYETQAVFFDVPLDVCLDRNRQRDRSVSEDIMRKMAEKLKAPLFEEGFAKITVVRVKSAG
- the gap gene encoding type I glyceraldehyde-3-phosphate dehydrogenase, yielding MAVKVGINGFGRIGRNVLRAALGNPEIDFVAVNDLTSPATLAHLLKYDSVLGNLKNDVTSGDDFISVDGKKIKVWAERDPAKLPWADVGAQIVIESTGHFTDATKAKAHLGTTVKKVIISAPATNEDITLVLGVNEDKYDAAKHNVISNASCTTNCLAPVVKVLIAHCGIVSGIMTTIHSYTNDQVILDFPHKDLRRARAAALSMIPSSTGAAKALKLVIPETSGKLDGFSLRVPTPNVSIVDLTFISEKTTDVKAVNAALKAASEGELKGILGYDENQLVSSDFKGNPLSSIVDAPLTKVIGNSVKVLSWYDNEWGYSNRVVDLVGFLVKKGL
- a CDS encoding RidA family protein — its product is MRKNISGGSPFEPIIGFSRAVRVGNTVHVAGTGPVGADNEDAAGQTRRIFAIAEKALNEAGASFDDVVRTRMYLTHVEDWEAVGRVHGEFFGNIRPAATMLVVAALLNPNWRVEIEMDAVISDPSEFSFSEQRS
- a CDS encoding phosphoglycerate kinase — translated: MAKLSIRDIELKNKRVFIRVDFNVPLSEDGSTITDDTRIVATLPTIEYALRRHAKVILASHLGRPKGKPNPKYSLRPIVDRLRELLDKQIGESINVAFAPDCVGEIAEEMARQLESRQVLLLENLRFHAEEEANDPAFSKALASLAEVYCNDAFGSAHRAHASTEGITHFLKPAVAGLLMEKEITYLGKALEAPEKPFVAIIGGSKISGKIDVIDNLLDKVDTLVIVGGMAYTFQRALGVTTGKSLVEEDKIDMAKAALEKAKAKGVNLLLPVDNILADSFTPDAKTQPWDTSKDFPADWQGLDIGPKSVAAIEEVVSTARTIVWNGPAGVFEFPRFAVGTNAIAKAVAMNKAAISIIGGGDSVSAINKAGYADQVTHISTGGGASLEFLEGKKLPGVEALTDKK